A window of Paremcibacter congregatus contains these coding sequences:
- a CDS encoding purine-nucleoside phosphorylase → MCTKTSDSMMTDYSLAQYEETCAAIAGLTPLRPKVGLILGSGLGDIAALMSDAVAIPYDQLPHFPTSSAPGHAGCLHIGMLLGQPAVIMQGRVHMYEGYTPQQVTFPVRIMKMLGVEDLVITNAAGGINRDYAVGDLMLIDDHIDLAGMTGLDPTRGRHLPDLGPRFTPLNQAYHRPHIIKMQQSAVAHDVRLHKGVYSFLVGPSFESPAEIRLLRQLGVDAVGMSTVPEVIVARNAGIRVVAVSAITNMAIDDPDAAAITTEEEVWENVEQIIPRLRLLVQNFIQTLEE, encoded by the coding sequence TGACTGATTACAGTTTGGCGCAGTATGAAGAAACTTGCGCGGCGATTGCCGGCCTGACGCCGTTACGCCCGAAAGTGGGCCTGATTCTGGGGTCCGGTCTGGGCGATATTGCGGCCTTGATGAGTGATGCGGTGGCAATTCCATATGATCAACTGCCGCATTTTCCGACCTCCAGCGCGCCAGGCCATGCGGGCTGTCTGCATATAGGCATGTTGCTGGGGCAGCCTGCGGTAATCATGCAGGGGCGGGTGCATATGTATGAAGGCTACACGCCACAACAGGTGACTTTCCCGGTGCGGATCATGAAAATGCTCGGTGTCGAGGATCTGGTGATCACCAATGCGGCGGGGGGGATTAACCGGGACTATGCCGTTGGCGATCTGATGCTTATTGACGACCATATTGATCTGGCGGGCATGACAGGGCTTGACCCGACGCGGGGGCGGCATCTGCCAGACCTTGGTCCACGCTTTACACCGCTGAATCAGGCCTATCACCGACCACATATCATCAAGATGCAGCAGAGCGCGGTGGCGCATGATGTTCGGCTGCATAAAGGTGTCTATAGCTTTTTGGTGGGGCCGTCGTTTGAATCACCGGCGGAAATCAGACTGTTACGCCAGCTGGGCGTGGACGCTGTTGGTATGTCGACAGTGCCTGAGGTCATCGTGGCCCGCAATGCCGGAATTCGGGTGGTGGCGGTCAGCGCCATTACCAATATGGCTATTGATGACCCTGACGCGGCGGCAATTACGACAGAAGAAGAGGTGTGGGAGAATGTAGAGCAGATCATTCCGCGTCTGCGCCTTCTGGTACAAAATTTTATTCAAACGCTTGAGGAGTAA